The following are encoded together in the uncultured Sphaerochaeta sp. genome:
- a CDS encoding proline--tRNA ligase, whose translation MRMSKLFSKTLREAPNGADSKGYEYLLRAGFIRQLGAGIFTLLPFGFSATKKIEQVIREEMNAIGGQEILMPLVNPADIWKETGRFYSIDREMSRFNDRAGRDMVLAMTHEEAVTDLARGEIDSYKRLPLLVYQIQTKWRDDPRPRAGLIRVREFTMKDSYSFDTDQEGLDKQYAEHYKAYFRIFSRCGLPVIVVGADSGMMGGKISHEYMYLSPIGEDTIITCPACHYTANRQVATFKKTYYSEEMKETEKVLTPDCKTIEELAAFLKIEKHQTAKAVFLVGTFINDTNGEEEEKLIVGIIRGDLEVEENKLQNAVKANSLRPAHPEEITAKKMVPGYGSAIGCADDVLIVVDDSVAKSNNLVAGANEEGYHLLNTNFRRDYQGEVADIASASGGHACPECGEPLVASKGVEVGNIFQLNTRYSESMNCTYQDENGNRKPVIMGSYGIGVGRLLACLAENYSDEKGLSLPISVAPMQVHLVSLVKDAQVAETIYQSLTQAGVEVLYDDRKESAGVKFADADLIGLPIRITLGNRSLKEGKVEVKLRNNLEESFSFGVDTVVEQTLSLIAKLKDELASQIVETEWQNN comes from the coding sequence ATGAGGATGTCCAAACTCTTTTCCAAAACCCTGAGAGAAGCCCCAAACGGTGCTGACAGCAAGGGGTATGAATATCTGCTGCGAGCAGGCTTTATCCGCCAGTTGGGAGCTGGCATCTTCACCTTGCTCCCGTTTGGGTTCAGTGCGACCAAGAAGATAGAACAAGTCATTCGTGAAGAGATGAATGCAATCGGGGGGCAAGAGATCCTTATGCCACTGGTCAATCCAGCAGATATCTGGAAGGAGACCGGCCGATTCTACAGCATCGACCGTGAGATGAGTAGGTTCAATGACCGCGCGGGAAGGGATATGGTCCTTGCCATGACTCATGAGGAAGCTGTCACCGATCTCGCCCGTGGAGAGATTGACAGCTACAAGCGGCTTCCACTGCTTGTATATCAGATCCAGACCAAGTGGAGGGATGATCCCCGTCCTCGCGCAGGTCTTATCAGGGTGAGGGAGTTCACCATGAAAGATAGCTACTCCTTCGACACTGATCAGGAAGGGCTGGATAAGCAGTATGCTGAACATTATAAAGCCTACTTCAGGATTTTCAGTCGCTGTGGATTACCCGTAATCGTCGTAGGTGCAGACAGCGGCATGATGGGCGGCAAAATCAGCCACGAATATATGTACCTCTCACCCATTGGGGAGGACACGATCATTACCTGCCCTGCATGTCATTATACAGCAAACCGCCAGGTGGCTACTTTCAAGAAAACCTACTACAGCGAGGAAATGAAGGAAACAGAGAAGGTACTTACCCCTGATTGCAAGACCATCGAAGAGCTGGCAGCATTCCTCAAGATAGAGAAACACCAAACGGCAAAGGCAGTATTCCTGGTAGGGACCTTCATCAATGATACCAACGGGGAGGAAGAGGAAAAACTCATTGTGGGCATCATCAGAGGGGATCTCGAGGTAGAAGAGAACAAACTTCAGAATGCAGTCAAGGCAAACTCACTCAGACCTGCCCACCCAGAGGAAATTACTGCAAAGAAAATGGTTCCCGGCTATGGTTCAGCCATTGGTTGCGCGGATGATGTTCTTATTGTGGTTGATGACTCAGTTGCAAAAAGCAACAACCTGGTCGCTGGTGCAAATGAAGAGGGATATCACCTGCTTAATACCAACTTCCGCAGGGACTACCAGGGAGAAGTTGCTGATATTGCAAGTGCAAGCGGTGGCCATGCCTGTCCTGAATGCGGAGAACCACTGGTTGCCTCGAAGGGCGTGGAAGTAGGGAACATCTTCCAGTTGAACACCCGATACAGTGAGAGCATGAACTGCACCTACCAAGATGAGAACGGTAATCGTAAGCCTGTAATCATGGGATCCTATGGTATCGGAGTTGGACGTCTGCTTGCTTGTCTTGCAGAAAACTACAGTGATGAGAAGGGACTCAGCTTACCGATCAGCGTTGCTCCAATGCAGGTGCACTTGGTGAGTTTGGTAAAGGACGCCCAAGTAGCTGAAACCATCTATCAGTCACTCACCCAGGCAGGTGTCGAGGTTCTCTATGATGACCGAAAGGAGTCTGCTGGTGTAAAGTTTGCTGATGCTGACCTTATCGGCCTCCCGATTCGCATTACCTTGGGGAACCGTTCCCTGAAGGAAGGAAAGGTGGAGGTGAAACTCAGAAACAATCTTGAAGAGTCTTTCTCCTTCGGTGTTGATACCGTAGTAGAGCAAACCCTCAGCCTGATCGCAAAACTCAAGGACGAATTGGCCTCCCAGATTGTAGAGACTGAGTGGCAGAACAACTAA
- a CDS encoding class II aldolase/adducin family protein, protein MDIKKYEKYRRQVASFMTRLYDRQLTTASGGNISMRISKDLFCITPSALDKGLLTPDDIAVVTLDGKNLTPNLPLSIETEMHRLILVARPDIQAIVHAHPTYVSAFTAITKDGKSAINTHLIAESYYILEDPAYVEYRLMGTVDLAEQVAASSFDHDVLLLENHGAVALGRTMLEAFDKMELLERAAQMTVITKQMGGGEYEVRELPEPRLKQLMHMKYGSK, encoded by the coding sequence ATGGATATCAAGAAATATGAAAAATACCGAAGGCAGGTAGCTTCTTTCATGACCCGCCTGTACGATCGGCAACTCACCACCGCCAGTGGTGGCAATATTAGCATGCGGATCAGCAAGGATCTTTTTTGCATCACCCCCAGTGCGCTCGACAAAGGATTGCTCACTCCTGATGACATTGCTGTAGTGACCTTGGATGGTAAGAACCTGACACCGAATCTACCTCTCAGTATCGAAACTGAGATGCATCGTCTGATACTTGTAGCCCGTCCAGACATCCAGGCAATTGTACACGCCCATCCAACATATGTCTCTGCGTTCACTGCCATCACAAAGGATGGAAAGAGTGCCATCAACACGCATCTGATTGCAGAGTCATATTATATCCTCGAGGATCCAGCGTATGTTGAATATCGACTGATGGGAACAGTGGACCTTGCCGAGCAGGTTGCTGCCAGTTCTTTTGACCATGATGTACTGCTCTTGGAAAATCATGGAGCGGTAGCCCTTGGACGAACAATGCTGGAGGCTTTTGACAAGATGGAATTACTCGAGCGTGCAGCGCAGATGACCGTCATCACCAAGCAGATGGGCGGCGGGGAGTATGAGGTGAGGGAATTGCCGGAACCAAGACTGAAACAGCTGATGCACATGAAGTACGGGTCAAAATAA
- a CDS encoding DUF6062 family protein, producing MKIELETIPVWDGVQENSECFICNLMAEAQKDAINFYLGNSVMNPETRVRVNEHGFCPKHWRMLAAANKPQGVALMGDTYLETTRVKAETAINGLLSATNPRQAKKAVGAFHSVMATREKGCLVCSAMEDRLQRYLYTTCYLWGEDSSFREALSQGKGFCLHHFSLLLEIGQKALSPKLYPEFVRSMAQLEVANLDRMAKDVHWMTQKYKSENADKPWHGCEDAHKRTVDKMTGRSRVIDPVR from the coding sequence ATGAAGATTGAATTGGAGACAATTCCTGTTTGGGATGGTGTACAGGAAAACAGTGAATGTTTTATCTGTAACCTTATGGCAGAGGCACAGAAGGATGCAATCAACTTCTATCTGGGCAACTCTGTCATGAATCCAGAGACCCGAGTACGGGTGAATGAACATGGTTTCTGTCCCAAACACTGGCGTATGCTTGCCGCAGCCAACAAGCCTCAGGGAGTTGCCTTGATGGGGGATACCTATCTTGAAACAACAAGAGTCAAGGCTGAGACTGCGATCAATGGGCTTTTGTCAGCAACCAATCCACGGCAAGCGAAGAAAGCGGTAGGAGCTTTTCATTCGGTAATGGCCACACGAGAGAAAGGGTGCCTTGTCTGTTCAGCTATGGAAGATCGACTCCAGCGATACCTGTATACGACCTGTTATCTGTGGGGAGAGGATTCTTCCTTCCGTGAGGCCCTCTCACAAGGGAAAGGGTTCTGTCTCCATCACTTTTCACTTCTGTTGGAGATTGGGCAGAAAGCGCTTTCCCCCAAGTTGTATCCAGAGTTTGTACGATCGATGGCTCAACTTGAGGTTGCCAACCTTGATAGGATGGCAAAAGATGTGCATTGGATGACACAGAAATACAAGTCGGAAAATGCAGATAAACCTTGGCATGGCTGCGAGGATGCCCATAAACGGACAGTGGATAAAATGACAGGACGCAGCAGGGTTATAGATCCCGTTCGCTGA
- a CDS encoding OsmC family protein, with product MGEKKHVRADFVPGHYQFVTDKGSSFEIGPSSAPYDYLLGALSGCLFATFVELATKMRISWEHISFDVDGEKRDDPPTTLKSLHITVQATGVDNQKKFLKAFETASRYCSIYQTISQVSEMDYSVDFQ from the coding sequence ATGGGTGAGAAAAAACATGTTCGTGCCGACTTTGTACCTGGACACTACCAGTTCGTTACAGACAAGGGTTCCAGCTTTGAAATTGGCCCTTCCAGCGCACCCTATGATTACCTGTTAGGTGCATTGAGTGGTTGTCTGTTTGCTACATTTGTGGAACTTGCTACAAAAATGCGAATCAGCTGGGAACACATCAGCTTTGATGTTGATGGAGAGAAGCGAGACGATCCCCCTACCACGCTTAAATCACTACATATCACCGTACAGGCCACGGGAGTGGACAATCAGAAGAAATTCCTGAAAGCCTTTGAGACGGCTTCCCGGTACTGTTCAATCTACCAGACCATTTCGCAGGTAAGCGAGATGGATTACTCAGTGGACTTCCAATAA
- a CDS encoding cation diffusion facilitator family transporter, producing the protein MKKNLALRVSYLNIFSNIVLAISKTTIGFIAHSSALLNDGINNAGDVVSSIIAMIGISAASKESDEDHQYGHERLESVAAILLSGIIMVVGFGLLVDGISTIITGRYHDNPLPGILAVIAAIVSIVIKQCMFLYTRWAGKKTDSSALMASAWDSQSDVLATTGGLIGIIASRLGYPIADSIAAIIISLFIIRVGIEIFRDGIYKMVDHACDEKTVEEIRLIILDQEGVKGIDLLRTRRFGSRAYVDVEISAEGSQSLVEAHCIAERVHHAIETSFPQVKHCMVHVNPYKHKKQ; encoded by the coding sequence ATGAAGAAGAATCTTGCCTTGAGAGTTTCCTATCTCAATATATTCAGCAATATTGTACTTGCCATCAGCAAGACCACAATTGGCTTTATCGCTCACTCTTCTGCCTTGCTTAATGATGGAATCAACAACGCGGGGGATGTAGTAAGTTCAATCATTGCCATGATAGGCATCTCTGCTGCATCAAAAGAGTCTGACGAGGATCATCAGTATGGACATGAACGATTAGAATCTGTTGCTGCAATACTTCTTTCCGGAATCATCATGGTTGTAGGATTCGGCCTCCTTGTCGATGGTATTTCAACTATCATCACAGGTAGGTATCACGACAACCCTCTCCCTGGCATCCTTGCTGTGATTGCGGCAATTGTTTCCATAGTTATCAAACAGTGCATGTTTCTCTATACTCGTTGGGCTGGAAAGAAAACTGACTCCTCTGCCTTGATGGCCTCCGCATGGGACTCCCAGAGTGATGTATTGGCAACCACAGGAGGTCTAATCGGGATCATTGCCTCACGATTGGGCTACCCCATCGCTGATTCCATCGCAGCAATCATCATCTCCCTCTTTATTATCCGGGTCGGAATTGAAATATTCCGCGATGGCATCTACAAGATGGTTGACCACGCTTGTGATGAAAAGACTGTAGAAGAGATTCGTCTGATCATTCTCGATCAGGAAGGGGTCAAGGGAATCGATTTACTGAGAACCCGTAGATTTGGTTCTCGTGCCTATGTGGATGTTGAGATTTCAGCGGAAGGGTCACAAAGCCTCGTTGAAGCTCACTGTATTGCCGAACGGGTCCACCATGCCATCGAAACCAGTTTTCCCCAAGTCAAACACTGCATGGTGCATGTAAATCCCTACAAGCATAAAAAGCAGTGA
- the aspS gene encoding aspartate--tRNA ligase: protein MAEEVFSQRTTTCGSLTKADNGAKVVLNGWVHRDRNHGALHFINLRDRYGITQVVVDDDASNELQAVANELHLEYCIAVTGVVRLRPDSMVNPEMVTGEVEVKAEKIEILSKCAPLPFQIDDGNEPREDLRLKYRYLDLRTQGMQKRMKLRHDFIFACRKFLTSRDFYEIETPTMIKSTPEGARDFLVPSRIYPGKFYALPQSPQLFKQILMVGGMDKYFQIARCYRDEDARGDRQLEFTQLDLEMSFVKRDDVLSLMEDLFGSVFKEVMDYDLPARFRRLSYHDALNTYGCDKPDLRFDLPLSDVNELALKSSFATFKDIVSQGGYVKAICAPKSEKVDFSRKYITSLEDAAKIYGAQGLAWIKVGENNTFTGGVSKFFAGLEEELVSTVDAKEGDMILFVAHQDWKKCCASLSAVRTKLGKDLNLIRKSFEFCWIVDFPLFEYNEDEGHWEAAHHMFSMPQAEYLDTLESDPGSVKGDLYDLVLNGYEVASGSIRIHDVELQKRIFRICNFDDETAEERFGFLLNAFRYGAPPHGGIAPGVDRMIMIMAEETSIHEVIAFPKNTAGISPMDDSPSLVDENQLEDLHLIVKYPEPKN, encoded by the coding sequence ATGGCAGAAGAAGTATTTTCCCAACGAACAACTACCTGTGGATCACTGACCAAAGCTGACAATGGAGCTAAGGTGGTTCTCAACGGCTGGGTACACCGTGACCGCAATCATGGGGCCCTGCATTTCATCAACCTCCGTGACCGCTACGGTATTACCCAGGTGGTAGTGGATGACGATGCCAGCAACGAACTTCAGGCAGTTGCAAATGAGCTGCACCTGGAGTACTGCATTGCAGTGACAGGGGTGGTACGTCTCAGGCCCGATTCAATGGTAAATCCAGAAATGGTAACCGGAGAAGTGGAAGTAAAAGCTGAGAAGATTGAAATTCTCAGCAAGTGTGCACCACTTCCATTCCAGATTGATGATGGCAATGAACCGAGGGAAGACCTCAGGCTTAAGTATCGTTATCTCGATCTCCGTACCCAGGGAATGCAGAAGCGGATGAAGCTTCGTCATGACTTCATTTTCGCTTGCCGCAAGTTCCTCACCAGTCGTGACTTCTATGAGATTGAAACCCCTACCATGATCAAGAGCACCCCAGAAGGGGCTCGAGACTTCCTGGTACCCAGCAGGATTTACCCTGGTAAGTTCTATGCGCTCCCCCAAAGTCCACAGCTCTTTAAGCAGATCCTGATGGTCGGCGGGATGGATAAGTACTTCCAGATCGCTCGCTGTTATCGTGATGAGGATGCCAGGGGTGACAGACAGCTGGAATTCACCCAGCTTGACCTGGAGATGAGTTTTGTCAAACGTGACGATGTCCTGTCCCTTATGGAGGACCTCTTCGGTTCCGTATTCAAGGAAGTCATGGATTACGACCTCCCTGCTCGATTCAGGAGACTCAGTTACCATGATGCACTGAATACCTATGGTTGTGACAAACCAGATCTTCGCTTCGACCTTCCTCTCTCAGATGTCAACGAATTGGCCCTGAAGAGCAGCTTTGCCACCTTCAAGGACATTGTTTCCCAGGGTGGATATGTAAAGGCAATCTGTGCGCCAAAGAGTGAAAAAGTTGACTTCTCACGCAAGTATATTACCAGCCTCGAGGATGCTGCAAAGATTTACGGTGCCCAGGGATTGGCTTGGATCAAGGTGGGGGAGAACAACACATTCACCGGTGGTGTGAGCAAGTTCTTTGCTGGACTCGAAGAGGAACTCGTATCAACGGTTGATGCAAAGGAAGGGGATATGATCCTCTTTGTTGCCCATCAGGACTGGAAGAAATGTTGTGCCAGCCTCAGTGCGGTTCGCACAAAGTTGGGCAAGGACCTAAACCTGATCAGGAAGAGTTTTGAGTTCTGCTGGATCGTTGACTTCCCCCTCTTTGAGTACAATGAGGATGAAGGACATTGGGAAGCTGCACACCATATGTTCAGTATGCCTCAGGCGGAGTACCTCGATACCCTTGAGTCTGACCCCGGTAGCGTAAAGGGTGACCTGTATGACTTGGTCCTCAATGGGTATGAGGTGGCCAGTGGCTCAATCCGTATTCATGATGTTGAACTCCAGAAGCGAATTTTCCGCATCTGTAATTTTGATGACGAGACTGCAGAGGAGCGCTTCGGCTTCCTGCTCAATGCCTTTAGATACGGAGCTCCTCCCCATGGAGGTATAGCCCCGGGGGTCGATAGAATGATCATGATCATGGCAGAGGAAACCTCGATCCACGAAGTCATTGCTTTCCCGAAGAATACTGCAGGAATATCTCCAATGGATGATTCTCCGTCACTAGTTGACGAGAATCAACTTGAAGACCTACACTTGATCGTCAAGTATCCTGAGCCAAAGAACTGA
- the carB gene encoding carbamoyl-phosphate synthase large subunit, whose amino-acid sequence MSARRDIKRILVIGSGPIVIGQACEFDYSGTQAVKALKEEGYEVILLNPNPATVMTTPGMADHIYLDPLRVEYVEQIFQRERPDAILTTMGGQSGLNLALELDESGLLDLYGVQVIGSSISSIKLAEDRGAFKQVIEGLGLESAKSSIIHNLEEGMELLKNFPFPLIIRPSYTLGGMGGSIAYNKEEYPSLLEHAMETSPTHEVLIEESLIGWKEFEMEVMRDKKDNAIIVCSIENVDPMGVHTGDSITIAPIQTLDERSYQKMRDASIAILRAIGVDCGGSNVQFAVHPETGRMVVIEMNPRVSRSSALASKATGFPIARCSAKLAVGYTLDEVVNEITGQSVSCFEPVLDYCAVKVPRFELEKFPLPISALGTQMRSIGEALALGRTALEALNKGIRSSERKLEGLCDLIRFELYDEEAVARFLNSAHPLRLVAAYTTLCREGLEALPLIQEVTQFDPWFLNLLVQQLDIEKEIAFHLDEETLLKAKKAGMSDVYIAMLSGRSAEDIERLRYAYQMHPVTHHVDTCSGEFDALTPYLYTTYGETEEAEPMGGDAVVILASGPNRIGQGLEFDTCCTLASMAYRRLGRKTIMVNSNPETVSTDFNISDRLYLQGLTAEEVKEILIHEQTQRVVVQLGGQTPLNLAPPLTRAGARLEGTSLEGLMDAGDRGKFSALVSQLGLRQPKNKAVTKNEDILITAREIGFPVLIRPSHVLGGRGMYIVYDEAGLTSIEGIEASVEAPILVDQFLEDAFEYDLDAVSDGESLYVGGILQHIEAAGIHSGDSAAVFPPYRSTPELLAQMQEWAHKLALALHVKGLMNIQFAAKDGNLYLIEVNPRASRTVPFICKTSAVDLVDAAVRIWEGEDLVKQGLVKKPGERALGTCKGGWAVKEAVFSFDRFSNVDPALGPEMRSTGESIGLGKTFGEAFAKSQISSGNRLPVSGKVFISVNKKDRKTILPVVKKLVSLGFSIAATQGTAAFLFEQGILVEVMQKVHEGHPNITDYLQKKQVALVINTPMGFHARQGDDEIRSIAMRMKIPYTTTTSAAVAAVEAIEYLQKKQVVVRELSS is encoded by the coding sequence ATGAGTGCAAGACGTGATATAAAAAGAATCCTGGTTATCGGCAGCGGCCCCATTGTCATCGGACAAGCCTGCGAATTCGACTATAGTGGCACCCAAGCCGTGAAGGCTTTGAAAGAGGAAGGATATGAGGTTATCCTGCTCAACCCCAATCCGGCAACCGTCATGACGACCCCCGGTATGGCAGACCACATTTACCTCGATCCATTAAGAGTTGAGTATGTTGAACAGATTTTCCAAAGGGAACGCCCTGATGCCATCCTCACTACTATGGGAGGGCAAAGCGGGCTCAACCTGGCACTTGAGCTTGATGAGTCAGGGTTGCTCGACCTGTATGGGGTTCAGGTCATTGGATCTTCCATCTCATCCATCAAACTCGCAGAGGACCGTGGAGCTTTCAAGCAGGTCATCGAAGGTTTGGGATTGGAAAGCGCGAAGAGCTCAATCATCCACAACCTGGAGGAAGGAATGGAACTCCTTAAGAATTTCCCCTTCCCCCTGATCATACGCCCCTCCTACACGTTAGGGGGTATGGGAGGATCAATCGCCTACAACAAGGAAGAGTATCCCTCATTACTTGAACACGCCATGGAAACCAGTCCAACCCATGAAGTCCTCATCGAGGAATCGCTCATCGGTTGGAAGGAGTTTGAGATGGAGGTGATGCGTGACAAAAAGGATAATGCAATTATCGTCTGTTCCATCGAGAATGTTGACCCAATGGGAGTCCATACTGGGGACAGCATCACCATCGCACCCATCCAGACTCTCGATGAGAGAAGCTACCAGAAGATGAGGGACGCATCAATTGCCATTTTGCGCGCAATCGGGGTCGACTGCGGTGGAAGCAATGTCCAGTTCGCTGTCCACCCTGAAACAGGGAGGATGGTGGTCATAGAGATGAACCCCCGTGTCTCCCGTTCCTCAGCCCTTGCAAGCAAAGCAACTGGCTTCCCCATAGCCCGCTGTTCTGCCAAGTTGGCGGTCGGCTATACCCTTGATGAGGTAGTCAACGAAATAACCGGCCAATCAGTATCCTGCTTTGAACCGGTACTTGACTACTGTGCGGTAAAGGTCCCGCGCTTTGAGCTGGAAAAATTCCCACTACCCATCTCTGCATTGGGAACACAGATGCGAAGCATTGGTGAAGCTTTGGCACTGGGAAGAACTGCCTTGGAGGCATTGAACAAGGGAATAAGGAGCTCAGAGAGAAAGCTCGAGGGCTTGTGTGACCTCATCCGCTTTGAACTCTATGATGAAGAGGCGGTTGCAAGATTTCTCAATAGTGCACACCCCTTGCGCTTGGTTGCTGCCTACACCACGCTCTGCAGGGAGGGTTTGGAAGCTCTGCCTCTAATCCAGGAGGTCACACAATTTGATCCTTGGTTCCTCAATCTCCTGGTACAGCAGCTGGATATCGAGAAGGAAATTGCCTTTCACCTGGATGAAGAGACTCTGCTCAAGGCAAAAAAGGCTGGAATGAGCGATGTATATATCGCGATGCTAAGCGGGAGGAGTGCTGAGGACATCGAACGGCTACGTTACGCCTATCAGATGCACCCTGTAACCCATCATGTTGACACCTGCAGTGGGGAGTTTGATGCGCTCACCCCCTATCTCTATACCACCTACGGTGAAACGGAAGAAGCAGAACCCATGGGGGGGGATGCGGTGGTAATCCTTGCAAGCGGGCCAAACAGGATTGGGCAGGGATTGGAGTTTGATACCTGCTGTACTCTTGCCTCCATGGCCTACCGCAGGCTGGGGCGGAAAACCATCATGGTAAACAGCAATCCAGAGACAGTCTCCACGGATTTCAACATCAGCGATCGACTGTACCTGCAAGGCCTTACCGCTGAGGAAGTGAAGGAGATTCTGATTCATGAACAGACCCAGCGGGTAGTGGTACAACTGGGAGGCCAGACTCCACTGAACCTAGCCCCTCCCCTCACCCGTGCAGGGGCAAGATTGGAAGGAACTAGCCTGGAAGGACTAATGGATGCAGGGGACCGTGGAAAGTTCTCAGCCTTGGTCTCTCAGCTTGGACTCAGGCAACCAAAAAACAAAGCCGTCACAAAGAATGAAGATATTCTCATCACCGCTCGCGAGATTGGTTTTCCTGTTCTCATCAGGCCCAGCCATGTATTGGGTGGACGGGGAATGTACATCGTGTACGATGAAGCAGGACTTACCTCCATTGAGGGGATTGAAGCATCAGTTGAAGCACCTATATTGGTGGATCAGTTCCTGGAAGATGCCTTTGAATACGACCTTGATGCAGTATCTGACGGAGAGAGTCTCTATGTAGGAGGCATTCTTCAGCATATTGAGGCGGCAGGAATCCACAGTGGGGATTCTGCTGCAGTGTTTCCTCCGTACCGGAGCACCCCAGAACTCCTTGCACAGATGCAGGAGTGGGCACACAAACTTGCGCTAGCACTCCATGTGAAAGGGTTGATGAACATCCAGTTTGCCGCCAAGGATGGAAACCTCTATCTCATCGAGGTAAACCCACGGGCATCACGAACGGTCCCTTTCATCTGCAAGACCAGTGCAGTAGACCTCGTGGATGCCGCAGTTCGAATCTGGGAGGGAGAAGACCTGGTAAAACAAGGACTGGTTAAAAAGCCTGGAGAGAGAGCATTGGGTACCTGTAAGGGGGGCTGGGCAGTGAAAGAGGCGGTATTCAGCTTCGATCGGTTCAGCAATGTGGATCCAGCACTTGGACCTGAGATGAGGTCGACCGGAGAGTCGATCGGATTGGGAAAGACCTTCGGGGAAGCCTTCGCAAAGAGCCAAATCAGCAGTGGAAACCGTCTTCCAGTCTCGGGAAAGGTGTTTATCAGTGTCAACAAGAAGGATCGTAAGACCATCCTTCCTGTTGTAAAAAAACTGGTCTCTCTCGGTTTCTCAATTGCAGCAACTCAAGGAACTGCAGCCTTCCTCTTCGAGCAAGGAATCCTTGTTGAGGTAATGCAGAAGGTCCATGAAGGACATCCAAATATTACTGACTATCTACAGAAAAAACAGGTTGCCTTGGTGATCAACACACCGATGGGGTTCCATGCCCGACAGGGTGATGATGAGATACGAAGCATTGCCATGCGCATGAAAATCCCCTATACCACCACCACAAGTGCTGCTGTGGCAGCAGTTGAAGCAATTGAATACCTGCAGAAAAAACAGGTTGTTGTTCGTGAGCTAAGCTCTTAG
- the carA gene encoding glutamine-hydrolyzing carbamoyl-phosphate synthase small subunit, with translation MNTSFLLLEDGTVFTATEFGKPAPLLGEQAPIAEVVFNTSMCGYQEILTDPSYHGQMVVMTYPHIGNYGCEASFEEHLGLPKPISCTALLVHSVYTGPLPPERVSLHDYLITHGIVGLCGVDTRALTIHIRSKGAQRAIIFRTEGKTLSRSEHEHALTLVRAYPSVSELNLIEGVSTKRVVKDPPYGAPKDASLRFAVVDFGIKRSIVTELYRRGVAVTLFPPTVQTEDILGSGCSAMLLSNGPGDPERLRDVVSMTKQVIAAGLPVFGICLGHQLITWALGGSTKKMKYGHHGGNHPVVDTQTGACFVTSQNHSYASEAETLPPSATVWFRNANDNSIEGLFCTDKRVSCVQFHPEASPGPHDATWIFDRFILEAKEASV, from the coding sequence ATGAACACAAGCTTTCTTCTTCTCGAGGACGGAACGGTATTCACAGCAACTGAATTTGGAAAACCCGCGCCCTTGCTTGGCGAACAGGCTCCCATAGCAGAGGTGGTCTTCAACACCAGTATGTGTGGCTACCAAGAAATCCTCACTGATCCTTCCTACCATGGACAAATGGTCGTAATGACCTACCCCCATATAGGAAATTATGGGTGTGAAGCCTCCTTTGAGGAGCATCTGGGATTACCCAAACCCATCAGCTGTACAGCACTACTCGTACATTCTGTATATACAGGCCCTCTTCCCCCGGAGAGGGTCTCTTTACATGATTATCTGATCACTCACGGAATTGTCGGCTTATGTGGGGTAGATACTCGTGCATTAACCATCCACATACGAAGCAAGGGAGCCCAGAGAGCAATCATATTCAGGACTGAAGGCAAGACACTTTCACGTTCAGAACATGAACATGCCCTCACCTTGGTAAGGGCTTATCCATCAGTCAGTGAGCTCAATCTTATTGAAGGGGTAAGCACCAAGCGCGTGGTCAAGGATCCTCCGTATGGGGCGCCAAAAGATGCTTCACTACGATTTGCAGTAGTGGATTTTGGGATCAAGCGGTCAATTGTCACTGAACTGTACCGTCGAGGGGTGGCAGTCACCCTCTTTCCTCCAACGGTACAGACTGAGGATATCCTCGGCTCAGGATGTAGTGCAATGCTGCTCTCAAATGGACCGGGAGACCCTGAACGATTGCGGGATGTTGTCTCGATGACAAAACAGGTCATTGCTGCAGGACTTCCTGTCTTTGGTATCTGCCTCGGCCATCAACTGATCACATGGGCATTGGGAGGCAGTACAAAGAAGATGAAATACGGGCACCATGGTGGAAATCACCCAGTAGTGGATACCCAAACCGGAGCCTGTTTTGTCACGAGCCAGAACCATAGTTACGCCAGTGAGGCAGAAACGCTGCCCCCTTCTGCAACAGTATGGTTCAGGAATGCAAACGACAACTCCATCGAAGGACTGTTCTGTACAGACAAGAGAGTAAGCTGTGTCCAGTTTCACCCAGAAGCATCTCCAGGCCCTCATGACGCAACCTGGATTTTCGACCGGTTCATCCTGGAAGCCAAGGAGGCAAGCGTATGA